In a genomic window of Alphaproteobacteria bacterium:
- a CDS encoding glycerophosphoryl diester phosphodiesterase: protein MSNSPLWPRLIGHRGAARWAPENTLASFFCAADLGAAWVELDVRLSKDGVPVVFHDATLERTTNGLGRVQEHRLDELKSLDAGSWFSRRFKDEPIPTLEEALTTIASLGMGVNIEIKPDPENGRETARLALATAKRVWPESAPLPLISSFDDQALDEACRLADGWPLGYLAQRFESRHLERALALKASTFNLAAQELRKERIDALHGAGMRVFTYTVNRLTQAQRLFRMGVDTIFTDDPKILAPG, encoded by the coding sequence TTGTCGAACAGCCCTCTATGGCCGCGCCTGATCGGTCATAGAGGCGCTGCGCGCTGGGCGCCAGAGAATACTCTGGCGTCTTTTTTTTGCGCGGCCGATCTGGGAGCGGCGTGGGTCGAGTTGGATGTCAGGCTGTCCAAGGACGGCGTGCCCGTGGTTTTTCACGACGCCACGCTGGAACGCACCACCAACGGCCTGGGGCGCGTTCAGGAACATCGCCTCGACGAATTGAAAAGTCTGGATGCGGGCAGTTGGTTTTCGCGCCGCTTCAAGGACGAACCCATCCCGACCCTTGAGGAAGCCCTGACCACCATCGCCAGCCTTGGCATGGGCGTGAATATCGAGATCAAGCCCGATCCGGAAAATGGGCGCGAAACCGCCCGCTTGGCGCTGGCGACGGCCAAGCGCGTTTGGCCGGAATCTGCCCCCTTGCCCCTGATTTCGAGCTTCGACGACCAAGCCCTGGACGAAGCCTGCCGCCTAGCCGATGGCTGGCCGTTGGGTTATCTGGCCCAACGATTCGAGAGCAGGCATTTGGAACGGGCCCTTGCCCTGAAGGCCAGCACCTTCAATCTGGCGGCGCAGGAATTGCGCAAAGAGCGGATCGACGCCCTTCACGGGGCAGGAATGCGGGTTTTTACCTATACGGTCAACAGGTTGACCCAGGCTCAACGGCTGTTTCGGATGGGGGTGGACACGATTTTCACCGACGATCCGAAAATCCTCGCCCCAGGCTAG
- a CDS encoding RNA-binding protein, protein MDEAQDPALPEEPTKGPLRRCLGTGRIRPKEEMIRFVVGPEDELTPDLAAKLPGRGLWLSAERDVVNTALKKGLFAKAARRKLVVPPDLVQRLELLLRRRCLDMLGMARRASLVVAGFDQVKEALTKGQVRLRLEASDGAPDGRRKLAGKAPEPVLEWMLFSAAELGQALGREQMVHVAVLPGGLAKRLLIELNRLNALMGLQAERSGGQEAK, encoded by the coding sequence GTGGACGAAGCGCAAGATCCGGCCCTGCCGGAAGAACCGACCAAGGGACCGTTGCGCCGCTGTCTGGGTACCGGGCGCATCCGACCCAAGGAAGAGATGATACGCTTCGTCGTCGGGCCTGAAGATGAGTTGACGCCCGATCTGGCGGCCAAGCTGCCGGGCCGGGGATTGTGGTTGAGCGCCGAACGGGATGTGGTAAATACGGCCCTGAAGAAGGGTCTGTTCGCCAAGGCCGCCCGGCGCAAGCTGGTTGTGCCGCCCGATCTGGTCCAGCGGCTCGAGCTTTTGTTGCGCCGCCGCTGCCTGGACATGCTGGGCATGGCGCGCCGGGCAAGTCTGGTGGTGGCGGGTTTCGACCAGGTGAAGGAGGCGCTGACCAAAGGTCAGGTGCGGCTTCGCCTGGAAGCCAGCGACGGAGCGCCCGACGGGCGACGCAAGCTGGCGGGCAAGGCCCCGGAACCGGTCTTGGAGTGGATGCTTTTTTCCGCGGCCGAGCTGGGACAGGCTTTGGGCCGCGAACAGATGGTGCATGTGGCTGTATTGCCTGGCGGATTGGCAAAACGGCTGTTGATTGAATTAAATCGCCTGAACGCCCTGATGGGCTTGCAGGCCGAGCGGTCAGGTGGACAGGAAGCGAAATGA
- the infB gene encoding translation initiation factor IF-2 — protein sequence MTDTNDQDGGKLRLRPKLELKKTVEAGQIRQSFSHGRSKAVAVEVRKKRTIGQGGAPVPEVMEAAPQVQAAPVAPAPVPPAPIPAPEPAPHHQLTDDEKQHRLHALQAARKAEEENKRLAQIRAEEEAKRAEEERIRLSLLPPEPEPAPVQEEALPPASEPAPAAKSETPAAKQPASTEPARVPKPAGHGQEVDEDDESSEKRRPGRGGAPAHKAPAPAKSRMEPKRRPGKLTVSAALDEEDRGERGRSMAAVKRARERERLKQLEAQKAAEKMSREVVIPETINVQELANRMATRGAEVIKTLMRMGVMATINQVIDADTAELVVSEFGHTAKRVSDADVEIGLTGFEDTEAHLVRRPPVVTVMGHVDHGKTSLLDALRETDVVSGEAGGITQHIGAYQVTMKGGQKITFIDTPGHEAFTAMRARGAAVTDVVVLVVAADDGIMPQTVEAIRHAKAAKVPIVVAVNKIDKPDANPDRVRQELLQHEIVVEEMGGEVLAINVSAKKRMNLEKLEEAILLQAEILDLKANPDRAAQGVVVEAKMEKGRGAVATVLVQKGSLKVGDIFVSGTEWGRVRAMADDHGKKIDVAGPAAPVEVLGLNGVPQAGDDFIVVENENRAREVAGYRERKQREARQVASARGTLEQMFERIQAGEVKELPVVIKGDVQGSVEAINGTLAKIGTDMVKIRVLHSAVGGINESDVTLARASSALIVGFNVRANPQARDIARRDGVDIRYYSIIYDVAEDMKKALTGMLAPTVKEKFLGYAEIRDVFNITKVGKVAGCRITEGVVKRGSKVRLLRDNVVIHEGALSQLKRFKDDVKEVQEGYECGMSLENYNDIQKGDVIECFEMEEIAATLD from the coding sequence ATGACGGATACGAACGATCAGGACGGCGGCAAACTGCGCTTGAGGCCCAAGCTGGAGCTGAAGAAGACCGTCGAGGCGGGCCAGATTCGCCAGAGCTTCTCGCATGGCCGCTCGAAGGCCGTGGCGGTCGAAGTGCGCAAGAAGCGCACGATCGGCCAGGGCGGCGCCCCCGTTCCCGAAGTCATGGAAGCAGCGCCCCAGGTGCAGGCGGCCCCGGTGGCCCCGGCCCCTGTGCCGCCCGCGCCGATTCCAGCGCCCGAACCCGCCCCGCATCATCAACTGACCGATGACGAAAAGCAGCATCGTCTGCACGCCCTTCAGGCGGCCCGCAAGGCCGAGGAAGAGAACAAGCGCCTAGCTCAGATCAGGGCCGAGGAAGAGGCCAAGCGCGCCGAAGAGGAGCGCATCCGCCTGTCCTTGTTGCCGCCCGAGCCGGAACCGGCGCCCGTGCAGGAAGAAGCCCTGCCGCCCGCTTCGGAACCGGCCCCCGCCGCCAAGTCCGAGACGCCTGCCGCCAAGCAGCCCGCATCCACCGAACCCGCCCGGGTTCCCAAGCCCGCCGGCCACGGCCAGGAAGTTGACGAGGACGACGAGAGCAGCGAGAAGCGCAGGCCCGGTCGCGGCGGCGCTCCCGCCCATAAGGCGCCAGCCCCCGCCAAGTCGCGCATGGAACCCAAGCGCAGGCCCGGCAAGCTGACGGTTTCAGCCGCTCTTGACGAAGAAGATCGCGGCGAGCGCGGGCGCAGCATGGCCGCCGTCAAGCGCGCCCGCGAGCGCGAGCGCCTCAAGCAGTTGGAGGCCCAAAAGGCCGCCGAGAAGATGAGCCGCGAAGTGGTGATTCCCGAAACCATCAATGTTCAGGAATTGGCCAACCGCATGGCGACGCGCGGCGCCGAAGTCATCAAGACCCTGATGCGCATGGGCGTCATGGCCACCATCAATCAGGTGATCGACGCCGACACCGCCGAACTGGTGGTTTCGGAATTCGGCCATACCGCCAAGCGCGTGTCCGACGCCGACGTCGAAATCGGCCTGACCGGCTTTGAAGACACCGAAGCCCATCTGGTCCGTCGCCCGCCGGTCGTCACTGTTATGGGCCATGTCGATCACGGCAAGACCTCGCTTTTGGACGCGCTGCGCGAAACCGACGTGGTGTCGGGCGAAGCGGGCGGCATCACCCAGCATATCGGCGCCTATCAGGTGACGATGAAGGGCGGCCAGAAGATCACCTTCATCGACACGCCGGGCCACGAAGCCTTTACCGCCATGCGCGCCCGCGGCGCCGCCGTCACCGACGTTGTGGTGCTGGTGGTGGCCGCCGACGACGGCATCATGCCGCAGACGGTGGAAGCCATCCGCCACGCCAAGGCGGCCAAGGTGCCCATCGTGGTCGCGGTCAACAAGATCGACAAGCCCGACGCCAATCCTGACCGCGTGCGCCAGGAACTGCTGCAGCACGAGATCGTGGTCGAGGAAATGGGCGGCGAAGTGCTGGCCATCAACGTTTCGGCCAAGAAGCGCATGAATCTCGAAAAGCTCGAGGAAGCCATCCTGCTGCAGGCTGAAATTCTCGACCTCAAGGCCAATCCCGACCGTGCCGCCCAGGGCGTGGTGGTTGAAGCCAAGATGGAAAAGGGCCGTGGCGCCGTCGCCACCGTGCTGGTCCAGAAGGGCAGCCTGAAGGTGGGCGACATTTTCGTTTCCGGCACCGAATGGGGCCGCGTGCGCGCCATGGCCGACGATCACGGCAAGAAGATCGACGTGGCCGGTCCCGCCGCGCCGGTCGAGGTGCTGGGCTTGAACGGCGTGCCTCAGGCGGGCGACGACTTCATCGTGGTCGAGAACGAAAACCGCGCCCGCGAAGTGGCCGGTTACCGCGAAAGAAAGCAGCGCGAGGCCCGTCAGGTGGCTTCGGCGCGCGGCACGCTGGAACAGATGTTCGAGCGCATCCAGGCAGGCGAGGTCAAGGAACTGCCGGTCGTCATCAAGGGCGACGTGCAAGGATCGGTGGAAGCCATCAACGGCACGTTGGCCAAGATCGGCACCGACATGGTCAAGATCCGCGTGCTGCATTCGGCGGTCGGCGGCATCAACGAGTCCGACGTCACGCTGGCCCGCGCTTCCAGCGCCCTGATCGTCGGCTTCAACGTGCGCGCCAACCCGCAGGCCCGCGACATCGCCAGACGCGACGGCGTTGACATCCGCTATTACTCGATCATCTACGACGTCGCCGAAGACATGAAGAAGGCGCTGACCGGCATGCTGGCCCCCACGGTCAAGGAAAAGTTCCTGGGCTACGCCGAAATCCGCGACGTCTTCAACATCACCAAGGTCGGCAAGGTGGCCGGTTGCCGCATCACCGAGGGCGTGGTCAAGCGCGGCTCGAAGGTGCGCTTGCTGCGTGACAACGTGGTCATTCACGAGGGCGCTCTCAGCCAGCTCAAGCGTTTCAAGGACGACGTCAAGGAAGTCCAGGAAGGCTACGAGTGCGGCATGTCGTTGGAAAATTACAACGACATCCAGAAGGGCGACGTCATCGAATGTTTCGAAATGGAGGAGATCGCGGCCACGCTTGATTAA
- the pnp gene encoding polyribonucleotide nucleotidyltransferase has translation MFDVYRKELTWGGRKLVMETGRIARQANGAVLVTYGETTVLATVVAMKTARPGIDFFPLTVNYQEKAFAAGKIPGGFFKREGRPSEKETLVSRLIDRPIRPLFADGFRNETQVVCTVLSHDLENDPDIVSLVAASAALTISGVPFMGPVGGARVGFIDGEYVLNPLQGDLPRSTLDLVVAGTKEGVLMVESEAKELSEEIMLGAVSFGHKNFQPVIEAIIGLAEKCAKEPWDIPTEAPETAAARVRVKAVAEADLRAAYTETVKQARYAKVGAVKEKTMAQLTEEGIDGGMISGLFKDLEADIVRNAILDTGKRIDGRDTKTVRPIDCQVGFLPRAHGSALFTRGETQAMVVTTLGTGQDEQIIDALEGEYRENFMLHYNFPPYSVGEVGRMGSPGRREVGHGKLAWRAIHPLLPSKESFPYTMRVVSEITESNGSSSMATVCGSSLALMDSGVPMPRPVAGIAMGLIKEEGRFAVLTDILGDEDHLGDMDFKVAGTDQGITALQMDIKITSITEEIMKIALGQAKDGRMHILGEMGKALTSGRQEVSRNAPRITTFQIPKEKIREVIGSGGKVIREICEVSGAKVDIDDTGTIKVAAVDSEAAEIAINMIRGIVAEPEMGVVYPGKVVKTMDFGAFVNFLGSKDGLVHISELAASRVAKTTDVVKVGDAVKVKVIGFDERGKVKLSMKQVDQATGEDISGKKTEE, from the coding sequence ATGTTCGACGTTTACCGCAAGGAACTGACCTGGGGCGGACGCAAGCTGGTCATGGAGACCGGCAGGATCGCCCGTCAGGCCAATGGCGCCGTTCTGGTGACCTATGGCGAAACCACCGTGCTGGCGACCGTTGTCGCCATGAAGACCGCCCGTCCGGGCATCGATTTCTTCCCGCTGACCGTGAATTACCAGGAAAAGGCGTTTGCCGCCGGCAAGATTCCGGGCGGCTTCTTCAAGCGCGAGGGTCGTCCCTCCGAAAAAGAGACCCTGGTGTCGCGCCTGATCGACCGTCCGATCCGTCCGCTCTTCGCCGATGGCTTTCGCAATGAAACCCAGGTCGTCTGCACCGTGCTGTCGCACGATCTGGAAAACGATCCCGACATCGTTTCCCTGGTTGCCGCCTCGGCGGCGCTGACCATTTCCGGCGTGCCCTTCATGGGTCCGGTCGGCGGTGCGCGCGTCGGCTTCATCGATGGCGAATATGTCCTCAATCCGCTGCAGGGCGATCTGCCCCGCTCGACCCTGGATCTGGTTGTCGCCGGCACCAAGGAAGGCGTGCTGATGGTCGAATCGGAAGCCAAGGAATTGAGCGAAGAGATCATGCTGGGCGCCGTTTCCTTCGGCCATAAGAACTTCCAGCCGGTGATCGAAGCCATCATCGGCCTAGCCGAGAAATGCGCCAAGGAACCCTGGGACATTCCCACCGAGGCCCCGGAAACCGCAGCGGCGCGCGTGCGCGTCAAGGCGGTGGCCGAAGCCGACCTGCGCGCCGCCTACACGGAAACGGTCAAGCAGGCCCGCTATGCCAAGGTTGGCGCCGTCAAGGAAAAGACGATGGCGCAGTTGACCGAGGAAGGCATCGACGGCGGCATGATTTCCGGCCTGTTCAAGGATCTGGAAGCCGACATCGTGCGCAACGCGATCTTGGACACCGGCAAGCGCATCGACGGACGCGACACCAAGACGGTGCGTCCCATCGACTGCCAAGTGGGCTTCCTGCCCCGCGCCCACGGTTCGGCCCTGTTCACCCGCGGCGAGACCCAGGCCATGGTGGTCACCACGTTGGGCACCGGCCAGGACGAGCAGATCATCGACGCGCTGGAAGGCGAATACCGCGAGAACTTCATGCTGCATTACAACTTCCCTCCCTACTCGGTGGGCGAAGTCGGCCGCATGGGCAGCCCGGGCCGTCGTGAAGTCGGCCATGGCAAGCTGGCTTGGCGCGCCATCCATCCCTTGCTGCCCAGCAAGGAATCCTTCCCCTACACCATGCGCGTCGTTTCGGAGATCACCGAATCGAACGGCTCGTCTTCGATGGCGACCGTTTGCGGCTCGTCGCTGGCCCTGATGGACTCGGGCGTTCCGATGCCCAGGCCGGTGGCTGGCATCGCCATGGGTCTGATCAAGGAAGAGGGCCGCTTCGCGGTTCTTACCGACATCCTGGGCGACGAAGATCACCTGGGCGACATGGACTTCAAGGTGGCCGGTACCGATCAGGGCATCACCGCGCTGCAGATGGACATCAAGATCACCTCGATCACCGAGGAGATCATGAAAATCGCTTTGGGCCAGGCCAAGGATGGGCGCATGCACATCCTGGGCGAAATGGGCAAGGCGCTGACCAGCGGACGCCAGGAAGTCAGCCGCAACGCGCCCCGCATCACCACCTTCCAGATCCCCAAGGAAAAGATCCGCGAAGTGATCGGTTCGGGCGGCAAGGTGATCCGTGAAATCTGCGAGGTTTCCGGCGCCAAGGTCGATATCGACGACACCGGCACCATCAAGGTGGCCGCCGTCGACAGCGAAGCCGCCGAGATCGCCATCAACATGATCCGCGGCATCGTTGCCGAACCCGAGATGGGCGTCGTCTATCCCGGCAAGGTCGTCAAAACCATGGACTTCGGCGCCTTCGTGAACTTCCTGGGTTCGAAGGACGGTCTGGTTCACATTTCGGAACTGGCCGCTTCGCGCGTCGCCAAGACCACCGACGTGGTCAAGGTAGGCGATGCGGTGAAGGTCAAGGTCATTGGCTTCGACGAACGCGGCAAGGTCAAGCTGTCGATGAAGCAGGTCGACCAAGCCACCGGAGAGGACATCTCCGGCAAGAAGACCGAAGAGTAA
- a CDS encoding nitronate monooxygenase has protein sequence MSGRDVLPLIEGGKGVAVSTGITTGAWAKCGGIGTFSGVNADAFDSQGNLLPQTYHGKTRRERFEELVAYGIRGGIYQAKVAHDLSGGKGAIHVNVLWEMGGAERVLIGILEGAKGLIQGVTCGAGMPYRVAEIAARYNVYYYPIVSSARAFKALWKRAYHKTPDLLGGVVYEDPWLAGGHNGLSNSEDPLVPQAPYARVAELRATMNEAGLNEVPIIMAGGVWWLSEWEDWLDNPEIGPVAFQFGTRPMLTQESPIPQAWKKRLTELKPGDVLLHRFSPTGFYSSAIKNPFLAELVERSDRQVLFTAEPIGDHTETFAVGASGRMVYLTPHDKGRAQEWTAQGFSEALRTPDSTIIFVAPDKSEEIRADQIACMGCLSGCSFSNWSQNEEGNTGRRADPRSFCIQKTLQNVAHGKDIERELMFAGHNAYRFAQDPFYANGFVPTIKQLMERILTGF, from the coding sequence ATGTCCGGGCGCGATGTTCTGCCCTTGATCGAGGGCGGCAAAGGTGTGGCCGTCAGCACCGGGATCACCACCGGCGCTTGGGCGAAGTGCGGCGGCATCGGCACTTTTTCCGGCGTCAATGCCGACGCCTTTGACAGCCAGGGCAATCTTCTTCCCCAGACCTATCACGGTAAGACAAGACGCGAGCGTTTCGAGGAACTGGTGGCTTACGGCATCAGGGGCGGAATCTATCAGGCCAAGGTCGCCCACGACTTGTCGGGTGGCAAGGGCGCCATCCACGTCAATGTGCTTTGGGAAATGGGCGGCGCCGAACGCGTTCTGATCGGCATTCTGGAAGGGGCCAAGGGGTTGATCCAGGGCGTGACCTGCGGCGCGGGCATGCCTTACCGGGTGGCCGAGATCGCGGCGCGTTACAATGTTTATTACTATCCCATCGTTTCGTCGGCCCGCGCCTTCAAGGCGCTGTGGAAGCGCGCCTATCACAAAACCCCCGACCTTTTGGGCGGTGTGGTCTATGAGGACCCCTGGCTGGCGGGCGGCCATAACGGCCTGTCCAACAGCGAGGATCCGTTGGTGCCCCAGGCACCCTATGCCCGCGTTGCGGAATTGCGCGCCACCATGAACGAGGCTGGGCTGAACGAAGTGCCCATCATCATGGCGGGCGGCGTCTGGTGGCTGTCGGAATGGGAAGACTGGCTGGACAATCCGGAAATCGGCCCGGTGGCTTTCCAATTCGGCACGCGGCCCATGCTGACCCAGGAATCCCCCATTCCCCAGGCATGGAAGAAGCGCCTGACCGAGCTGAAACCCGGCGACGTTCTGCTGCACCGATTCAGCCCCACCGGCTTCTATTCTTCGGCCATCAAGAACCCGTTCCTGGCCGAACTGGTCGAGCGGTCGGACCGCCAAGTGCTTTTCACCGCCGAGCCGATCGGCGATCACACCGAAACCTTCGCCGTCGGCGCCAGCGGGCGAATGGTCTATCTGACGCCGCATGACAAGGGTCGCGCCCAGGAATGGACCGCCCAGGGGTTCAGCGAGGCGCTGCGCACCCCTGATTCGACCATAATTTTCGTGGCTCCCGACAAGTCCGAGGAAATTCGCGCCGACCAGATCGCCTGCATGGGCTGCCTGTCGGGCTGTTCCTTCTCGAATTGGTCGCAGAACGAAGAAGGCAATACCGGACGGCGCGCCGATCCGCGCTCGTTCTGCATTCAGAAGACGCTGCAGAACGTGGCACATGGCAAGGATATCGAGCGGGAGTTGATGTTTGCCGGGCACAACGCCTATCGTTTCGCCCAGGACCCCTTCTATGCGAATGGCTTCGTGCCGACGATCAAGCAGTTGATGGAGAGAATTTTAACCGGATTCTAA
- the truB gene encoding tRNA pseudouridine(55) synthase TruB produces MGRRKGQPIHGWLIIDKPIGITSTQVVAKVRRVLGAAKAGHGGTLDPLASGILPIALGEATKTVAYAMDGDKTYHFRVRFGIARSTDDGEGEITATSDHRPSAPEIEALLPSFIGEVSQTPPIYSAIKIEGKRAYDLARDQQPVDMKPRIVRIDALRLLGQPDPDHADFEASCGKGTYMRALARDLALALGTVGHIVRLRRMRVGAFGEKDAISLEKLDELGHSAAASEHLLPVETVLDDIPALALGEAEAQRLKSGQTVSLLRLAARMPLDAIPLDSIVRVMAEGKLVALARTENGEIVPFRVFNL; encoded by the coding sequence ATGGGGCGTAGGAAGGGCCAGCCCATTCATGGCTGGCTGATCATCGACAAGCCGATCGGCATCACCTCGACCCAGGTCGTCGCCAAGGTGCGCAGGGTTCTGGGCGCCGCCAAGGCAGGACATGGCGGAACGCTGGATCCGCTGGCCTCGGGCATTTTGCCCATAGCACTTGGCGAAGCCACCAAGACCGTGGCCTATGCCATGGACGGCGACAAGACCTATCATTTCAGGGTGCGTTTCGGCATCGCCCGCTCGACCGACGATGGCGAGGGCGAGATTACCGCCACCTCGGACCACCGCCCCTCGGCCCCCGAGATCGAAGCCCTGCTGCCCAGCTTCATCGGCGAGGTGTCGCAAACTCCCCCCATCTATTCCGCCATCAAGATCGAAGGCAAGCGGGCCTATGACCTCGCCCGCGACCAGCAACCCGTTGACATGAAACCAAGAATCGTTCGCATCGACGCGCTGCGCCTCTTGGGCCAGCCCGACCCCGATCATGCGGATTTCGAGGCGTCCTGCGGCAAAGGCACCTATATGCGGGCTTTGGCGCGCGATCTCGCCCTAGCCCTGGGCACGGTCGGCCACATCGTCCGCCTTCGGCGCATGCGGGTGGGGGCCTTTGGCGAGAAAGATGCGATTTCCCTGGAAAAACTGGACGAACTCGGACATAGTGCCGCCGCCTCGGAGCATCTGCTGCCCGTAGAGACCGTGCTGGACGACATCCCGGCACTGGCCCTTGGGGAAGCGGAAGCCCAACGCCTCAAAAGCGGGCAAACCGTCTCTCTTCTGAGATTGGCTGCCCGCATGCCTCTGGATGCCATTCCCTTGGACTCTATCGTCCGGGTGATGGCCGAAGGAAAGCTGGTGGCGCTGGCACGGACGGAGAATGGAGAAATCGTTCCCTTCCGCGTTTTCAACCTCTAA
- the rbfA gene encoding 30S ribosome-binding factor RbfA: MARSHSAPRSSGPSQRQLRVGEALRHALAWVLERADFRDPDLQGVALTVTEIRMTPDLKHATAYVMPLGGAKAPEAIEGLNRAAGYLRHEVAKQVPLKFLPDYRFELDTSFDEGARIDALLNSPEVKRDIKPESGEDPEDGA; the protein is encoded by the coding sequence ATGGCCCGATCTCATTCAGCCCCCAGATCAAGCGGCCCGTCGCAGCGCCAGTTGCGCGTGGGCGAAGCGCTTAGGCACGCGCTGGCCTGGGTGCTGGAACGCGCCGATTTTCGCGATCCCGACCTGCAGGGCGTCGCCCTGACCGTAACCGAAATCCGCATGACGCCCGACCTCAAGCACGCCACCGCCTATGTCATGCCGCTCGGCGGAGCCAAAGCACCTGAAGCCATCGAGGGATTGAACCGGGCGGCGGGGTATCTGCGCCATGAAGTGGCCAAGCAGGTTCCGTTGAAATTCCTGCCCGACTACCGCTTCGAGTTGGACACCTCATTCGACGAGGGAGCCAGGATCGACGCTCTTCTGAACAGCCCCGAAGTGAAGCGCGACATCAAGCCGGAAAGCGGCGAGGACCCCGAAGATGGGGCGTAG
- the rpsO gene encoding 30S ribosomal protein S15, translating to MSITQERKTALIAEFATGSADTGSPEVQVAVLTERIRNLTEHLKDHKKDFHSRRGLLIMVGQRRRLLDYLKRKDVGRYDTLIQRLGIRK from the coding sequence ATGTCGATTACGCAAGAGCGCAAGACCGCGCTGATTGCCGAATTTGCTACCGGCAGCGCCGATACTGGTTCGCCCGAAGTGCAGGTGGCCGTTCTGACGGAACGCATCCGCAATCTCACCGAGCATCTGAAGGACCACAAGAAGGATTTCCATTCCCGGCGCGGGCTTCTGATCATGGTTGGTCAGCGCCGCCGTCTGCTTGATTACCTCAAGCGCAAGGACGTGGGCCGTTACGACACGCTGATCCAGCGTCTCGGCATCCGCAAATAA